From Oryzias melastigma strain HK-1 linkage group LG15, ASM292280v2, whole genome shotgun sequence, one genomic window encodes:
- the rtkn2a gene encoding rhotekin-2 — protein sequence MNGAKMDDSRDVQTSKRNGGSRSFLSSTSAVAMEIKRKKIRESSVYLQTENTSLQEKLDFEVRMREGAYKLLLACSKREQVLNASKNLLTCSARIKAYQTLLQRQREEQGMMGAARRPAERASSGRVACCGTIALSGLRIPLLWSDSEHFNNRGTSRRVAVFCLMKMGSDVFDTDMVVLDRSVTDICFEGVTVFKDAVPEFDLRVELWSCALEEELAVVNTPKKLAKKFRNSFGRASERKLCPLLESPDADTFLQYNPVPNGAKYSLLAYTTLGLPEAEGSFQSHSLIVLQDAEWSSWLPLYGNLCCQLAAQPVCMTQSIMSGYLNQKQTVEGMSRCCSLYCELSAGFLSCHFSPEEIDAKVQPCLRVPVTKETRIRVVGKESAGHKSRSLSIINPSPEGSQTTVFLTDTEEELEDWLDALHQHIYDQIQWLHCCDSLMKIAVASPRKPSLFLTKQADSVYNELSISSPGKFESITDIIHSKIEETDGSFLIGCEDKKEAPDWSTLFDGSHSLVVSHSRTSTPRSSPKPNTNSTPLSSKKRRAPPPPSDKEPFAAPPPRPARPPLPPPPAPPSNQEKENSGAFTARPTTRSKTGRPSLDAKFSAIIQQLQRNGAGGSASLRKNAPLGIREVQPQGEPLQQLDNQIPEAGGGGGGGGGGFGPVPAPRSKLRKSFRERMNVM from the exons ATGAACGGGGCAAAGATGGACGACTCCCGGGACGTTCAAACGTCCAAGAGGAACGGCGGCTCCAGGTCGTTTCTGTCTTCCACCTCTGCTGTCGCGATGGAGATCAAACGGAAGAAAATACGAGAGAGTTCGGTGTATTTGCAGACGGAG AACACGAGTCTACAAGAGAAGCTGGACTTTGAGGTGCGGATGCGAGAGGGCGCCTACAAGCTGCTGCTGGCTTGCAGCAAGAGGGAACAAGTCCTGAACGCTTCCAAGAACCTGTTGACCTGCAGCGCCAGGATCAAGGCGTATCAGACGCTGCTGCAGAGGCAACGAGAGGAGCAGGGCATGATGGGAGCAGCGAGAAG ACCTGCAGAGCGTGCATCGAGTGGACGAGTGGCGTGCTGCGGAACCATCGCTCTGTCTG GCCTCCGTATCCCTTTATTGTGGAGTGATTCTGAACACTTCAACAACAGAGGAa CCTCTCGGCGGGTGGCGGTGTTCTGTTTGATGAAGATGGGCTCGGATGTGTTTGACACAGACATGGTGGTGTTGGACAGATCGGTCACTGACATCTGCTTTGAAGGAGTCACCGTCtt CAAAGATGCAGTTCCCGAGTTTGACCTGAGGGTGGAGCTGTGGAGCTGTGCGCTGGAGGAAGAGCTGGCTGTGGTGAACACTCCAAAGAAACTGGCGAAGAAGTTTCGTAACTCGTTTGGAAGAGCCTCTGAAAGGAAGctctgccccctgctggagagTCCAGATGCTGACACCTTCCTGCAGTACAACCCCGTACCCAA TGGAGCCAAATACAGCCTGCTGGCCTACACCACCCTGGGCCTGCCTGAGGCTGAAGGCAGTTTTCAGTCCCACTCACTCATCGTTCTCCAAGATG CTGAATGGTCGTCATGGCTTCCACTTTATGGCAACCTCTGCTGCCAGTTGGCGGCCCAGCCTGTTTGCATGACACAGAGCATCATGAGTGGTTACTTGAATCAGAAG caaactgTGGAGGGGATGAGCCGCTGCTGCAGTCTTTACTGTGAGCTGAGCGCCGGCTTTTTGTCGTGTCACTTCTCCCCTGAAGAGATTGATGCCAAAGTGCAGCCCTGTCTCCGCGTGCCCGTCACTAAG GAGACTCGGATTCGAGTTGTAGGGAAGGAGTCGGCCGGCCACAAATCCAGGAGTTTGTCCATCATCAACCCTTCACCAGAGGGATCTCAGACCACAGTCTTCCTCACAGACACCGAGGAAGAGCTGGAGGACTGGCTGGACGCCCTTCACCAGCACATATATGATCAAA TCCAGTGGCTGCACTGCTGTGACAGCCTAATGAAAATCGCAGTTGCATCACCACGGAAACCATCCCTCTTTCTCACCAAGCAGGCGGACTCTGTTTACAACGAACTCA GTATAAGTTCTCCTGGAAAGTTTGAGAGTATCACAGATATCATCCACAGTAAGATTGAGGAGACAGACGGCAGCTTCCTCATTGGCTGTGAGGACAAAAAGgaggctcctgattggtcgactCTTTTTGACGGGTCGCATTCCTTAGTCGTGTCCCACAGTAGAACCTCCACTCCGCGTTCGAGCCCCAAGCCCAACACAAACTCCACGCCGCTCAGTAGCAAGAAACGAcgcgctcctcctcctccgtcgGACAAGGAGCCGtttgctgctcctcctcctcgtcccgCCCGGCCTCCTCTCCCTCCCCCTCCCGCTCCTCCTTCCAACCAGGAGAAGGAGAACTCCGGCGCTTTCACCGCACGTCCGACCACAAGGTCCAAAACCGGCAGGCCGTCTCTGGACGCCAAATTCTCCGCCATCATTCAGCAGCTCCAGCGGAACGGCGCCGGAGGCTCCGCCTCCCTGCGAAAAAACGCTCCTCTGGGGATCCGTGAAGTGCAACCGCAGGGGGAGCCTTTACAGCAGCTGGACAACCAAATTCCTGAAgccggcggcggcggcggcggtggcggcggcggcttCGGTCCAGTTCCTGCGCCGCGCAGCAAGCTGAGGAAATCTTTCCGAGAACGAATGAATGTGATGTAA